The nucleotide sequence TTAGAGCTGCTTTATGATGTGAGGCCAGATATTTGAGAGGAAACCAACAAAGATCAAGAACTATGGCATCTGGCTGAGGTACCAGAGCAGGACTGGTTATCACAACATGTACAAGGAGTACAGGGACACCACATTGAATGGTGCTGTTGAGCAGATGTACAATGAGATGGCATCCCGTCACCGTGTCAGGCACCATTGCATTCAAATCATCAAGACTGCTACAATCCCTGCCAAACTCTGCAAGCGTGAGAGCACCAAGCAGTTCCATGATTCAAAGATCAAATTTCCCCTTGTCTTCAAGAAAGTCAGGCCCCCTACCAGGAAGCTGAAGACCACCTATAAGGCCTCCCGCCCCAATCTATTTATGTAGGAGAGTAAGCGGCGAGCACGTTCCCAAATGTTTTCTTTTGGGTATGCTCCAGATTTTCTTCGTTTCATGGATTGTTGGATTTTGTGAGTCTCTTCCAGAGGTTAAACATTGCAATTCGCTTTTCTGTTTTTGGGTAGGAGCTTTGTGTAAGACCTTCTAAAGTGGTTTAGTTGATTTGCTGCAACTATGGGTAACAAGTTGTTTTTCACTATATTTTTTGGCATAAGTCTGTTTGACTATATTGTATTGGTAGCACGAACGAGTCATTGTTCCTTTCTGAGTTCTGGTTTTCTGGGTTCTCTTCTCCGCAGAGTGCAGGGAACTAAATCAGAATTTATCATTTTGCTGCATTGCAATTAGGTGACTGCGAAATAATTTCAAGAACCATGCCCTTTGGAGACAGAAATTTGAACATGAGGTTCAAGACGGATGCGTGGTGTTTATCTTGGGAGCAAAGAATGTGTgttgtttatgatttttttttcctacttGTTGAACGATGATGCAAGGAGTTGATGATTCAATCATATTAATTGCGTCATTGAGCCTCTGTTTGCCCAAGTGATTGCTCTGGAGGTTTTTTGAGCCCTCCTGGGGACTGAAGGGGGATGATGTAGACTGAATTGTCGAAAAGATCGTCAGCAGTAATTGCAGGTGAAATTGTAACCATGTGGTGGGATCTTGCTCATGGTTGAATGTTGGATTGAGCGTAGGAGATACTGGAATGGAGATTTGGTGCGGTCTGTGGATGATGAAAAGTTGTGATTCCTTTCAGGCCGTACGGACCCTCATGGGATGGTGAAAAGTTGTGATTTTTTTTAAGGCCGTGCATGTGTTTTGGAAGACATGCTATGTAGCTATTTCTCCATCTTTGCCGTTGCAccaaaaataaatgaataaaaaaagataaaaatttttaatatgtTAGGAAAGAAATGTCTTTCATTTGGCCAGGCGTGGGCGGTTCGGAtaggtgcttttttttttttgggttaaaaaaaagaggaaggagggaggaagaaacAAGCTTATTCCCGCGTAGCAGCTTTCATCCTGCCAGAAGAATGTtcaatgcgggcagaaatgatcGTATGTTGGGCATCCcaaccggttttactcatattcTCCCCATCTGTGGGCCTGATTCAATTATCCTTCTGGGTTCCGGTTTCTGGGTTCCGGTACGAATATCACGTATGAGTACATCACATCTAGCACCAGTAAGACCTCCATATTCTAGCAGAGAGTATTCAGTTTTCATAATTTAATCGATGCTCATGTATTTTAAACTCAAAACCATTTGATTGAAAGTAAGAATAGGCTCCTATTTGGCCACCACCACAGTGGCTCGGATACGTGCTTTTCCCCGCCCAATCGGACCGAACCTAAAGGCCAATTCGTGCCGGCAAATAAGGTCTCTCCTCTCCGCCCCTCAGCGTTCGGCCGCTATTCCCTGAAGGCAAGAGAAAGCGATAAGCGGGGAGTCGCTTGGGCAAAAGCGAACTCCCACTCCCCCAGGTGAATGGAGGCCGTCGCCTCCTCCTTCGCCTCTCGCCCTCTCCCTCTCGTCTTCTCCAGCACCAGGATCAACAACTCCCAAATCCAGCGCCGATTCTTTCCCACTCGAAGGCCTCTCCCCAATCCTCATGTAAAGTTCGCATCTTTTCCTTTCTGTTCTATCAATTCCCTTTTTTGTTTCTCTGGTTTCTTCTGCTATAGGGTTCATGAAAGAGATGATTCTTCGGATATTCCTATTGAAATTGTTACCGTAACATGAGTTTTTTCCGTTTCAGTGCGTTCTTGATCTTATATCTGGGAGTGCCCGATAATTTTGGTGATAAAGCTTAGAATTTTATAGCATGGTAGGGAGTTGGATTCCAGATTTAAAATTGAAAATGGTGTGAATAACTAGGGTTAGCGGTAGGCCGTAAAAGCATATCTGATCTGAGTCGGCCTGATTCCCCCCCAAAAACGGAAAGAAGTGGAAGAAatagaaaaaggagaaaagtgAAGAAGCTGCTGGGAAAAGAAGCGGCGGGAAAGAAAGGGGAAGAATGATCATATGTAACAACTTACAGCTACTGCTTATTTTTATGTGCTTTGCCTACCCTTCTCCTTGTGTCCTGATTGCTTCTTGCAGGAGGGCGAGAAACAGAAAACAAATGAGAAAGATTAGTAAAAGAGACTatagagaaaggaaaagaaaactgtAAAAAAGATGTTGTTATTCCTCTTCTGTTACAGAATTTGCCTCTTCTTTGAATTCTTGAAATCAGGGCTATTTACTGAAAACAATTCCACAGCTTTTTCACAAACAAGCCTCATGTAAAGATAGAAATTCTATACTACTTTTTTTCATAAACCCTTTGCCTAAATTGCGGTCTTGATCCAATACCCATCAAAGCCTTTGTatcaaaaatttccatcaaagcCTAAATTCACGTTTTGGAAAAAGATGGTCCCTTATCCAATTTGGGATCCCATGAATGGCCCAATCCCTTGCCAGCCACACCTAACCCCCGTGAATAACACCAATACCCTCCTCCCACATCATTCTGGGAGCTGGTTCGTGTTGAACCCTGTAGTAATATCCTTCAATGAAAAGGATATATACAAACATACCCAAGTCTAAATGTTCTTTATACCCTGTTCTTGCTTTCTTCTACAAATTCCAATTCTGTGATCATAAATTATGTAGGCCATCATCTAAATCATGGCTACTTCAGAGTTTTGAGTCTTTTGACCATGTCTAGACATCAAAGCTAGGGCTCTTCCCATTCACATaactttttgattattttttgtaCTTTTTTTTGGCAATCCTGGACATTTTATAAGTTTAACAAGTCTATCTTGATGAATGGTGGGGCTCACCAACATACCACAAGATCAGGATATCTCCATGCATGTTCGATTCATGTACATACATTACTCCTGTTGTTTCAATATTCCATGCTGTGAACTCATCAGAATTCGGATTATTCATTTGATTGCAAATTTTAGGGTTCATGTTTTCCTACATTCTAATGCATTTTTAAGAAATAACATGCTTTTGTATGTGAGAAGTATAATACTTTATCGCTCTCACACATTTAATATGGTTCTTCTTCAGTTCACATGGAAATTTCGGGTGTCAAATACCATCCGAGGGTATTCTGTTAGTCCTTTATGGTGTGCAATCTGCAACTTCAGTGGAAGAACGAAATATCTGAAAGCAGTTAAGGGTGCCGAAGGAACTTTTGCATGTACCTCCCTATTTCGTACATTGCAAAACTTGATTGTATCTTCGTGGAATGTTTCATGACTAGTCAACTATGGTAATCTTGCAGGTTGTGGTATCGACATTCACCAAATAATAAGTTGGCGGGAGAAATTCAAGCAtaatatttctattatttttgttcGCTTGGTAACATGCATTATGCTTTTTATATCGGTTTATCTAATTGTCAGTAAGACTCCATCAGGTAACCACACAGCCAAAAAGTCCATTGCCTTTTGCATTTTTTAACAACAGAGAAGCATATTTTATATGCTATCTCTTGAAGTATTATTATAAATGAATATCTTGTAAATGGTTTGGATGCAGGGGCACTCACAGAAGAAAATctccttttcttggaagcatggAGAACAGTTGATCGTGCATATTATGACAAAACTTTCAATGGACAAAGTTGGTTTCGTTATCGAGAAAATGCACTTCGAAACGAACCAATGCATACACGGGAGGAAACCTGTACTATTTCATCTTTGTATAGGCTTTTTTTTAGCTtttatgcaattcatatttatatttatgctGGACATAAGACTAACCATGAGCTGCCACATGAATAGATGAAGTTGCATgtgattagaagataaaaaacTGCAGTATGTCAATTAATGGATCTCAAGATGTAGAATGATCTTGATTGGGTATGCATAAAAACCTATTAACATGTGGTGATTGTGATTTAGTGTTTTATTGTTTCTAAAGTCTAAACATCAAGTAGGTTCTATACTTACTGCAAGAATCAACGTGTATTGCCAAGTTTTAGAACTACGAAGAACCTAGGGTACTATGAAGAGCTTGGGCTAAGGTTAACTCTTCATAAAGCAGTTATATGGATATTGTAGTCGGAACATTTAGTGTACTCTTGTTCTCTTTTAATTGTAATGTGTTATAGGAGTGTAACACAGGACTTTGGCTGTTGACAGAAATTTGTTTCATTTCTGATATACATGCAGTGCATTGTTTTACTGGTCTAAAATATATCATCTTGATTCTAGTTAAACTATGGTAACTTGTTTCTCCCCAGATATGGCAATTAGGAAAATGCTTTCAACATTGGATGATCCTTTCACTCGATTCCTAGAACCTGAGAAATTCAAGAGTTTGCGGGTATGACTTTCATTTGCATATGTTATTATGTGATGTCAAGAGAATTTCACACTTGTTTTGCTGATTGTTGATGT is from Phoenix dactylifera cultivar Barhee BC4 chromosome 18, palm_55x_up_171113_PBpolish2nd_filt_p, whole genome shotgun sequence and encodes:
- the LOC103706950 gene encoding 60S ribosomal protein L18a-2, with amino-acid sequence MGNFRFHQYQVVGRALPTPSDEHPKIYRMKLWATNEVRAKSKFWYFLRKLKKVKKSNGQVLAINEIFERKPTKIKNYGIWLRYQSRTGYHNMYKEYRDTTLNGAVEQMYNEMASRHRVRHHCIQIIKTATIPAKLCKRESTKQFHDSKIKFPLVFKKVRPPTRKLKTTYKASRPNLFM